One Tursiops truncatus isolate mTurTru1 chromosome 3, mTurTru1.mat.Y, whole genome shotgun sequence DNA segment encodes these proteins:
- the C3H5orf47 gene encoding uncharacterized protein C5orf47 homolog — translation MTAASREQERDRTRFVYVTRFGSHQCGAVLQLGGRRAQGLCRPGLGAGRSREEPQAAVPGAAGGGELCPGSPPRAPAASSPARASSSRSRPRQEAHAGLTQKNLAKKFDFPIPLNEASKIVKKKKKVSVWNGVYKVISKMLEENEKYRLRLKLCSERGE, via the exons ATGACGGCGGCGAGCCGTGAGCAGGAGCGGGACCGGACGCGCTTCGTCTACGTGACTCGCTTCGGCTCGCACCAATGCGGCGCCGTCCTTCAGTTGGGCGGCCGCCGGGCTCAGGGTCTGTGTAGGCCCGGGCTCGGGGCCGGCCGCAGCCGGGAGGAGCCGCAGGCGGCTGTGCCGGGGGCCGCTGGCGGCGGGGAGCTGTGCCCCGGCTCCCCGCCCAGGGCCCCCGCGGCCTCCTCTCCGGCGCGGGCGTCGAGCTCGCGGAGCCGGCCTCGGCAGGAGGCACATGCAG gtttaaCCCAGAAGAATTTAGCTAAAAAGTTTGACTTCCCCATACCTTTGAATGAAGCTTCCAAaatagtgaagaaaaagaaaaag GTTTCAGTATGGAATGGAGTGTACAAAGTCATTTCTAAAAtgcttgaagaaaatgaaaaatacagactTAGGCTGAAATTATGTAGTGAAA GAGGAGAATGA